The following coding sequences lie in one Ostrea edulis chromosome 8, xbOstEdul1.1, whole genome shotgun sequence genomic window:
- the LOC125648644 gene encoding uncharacterized protein LOC125648644 has translation MNASPYLDDNRSLPVTYLVDCKIPEVSYLGTQNVTERGFECQTWDKQYPHRHSYGSYPGARENYCRDFDSDEPWCLTTNRKVVWDRCIVPSCGVNVTANSSSCASIDELDISELKNERSCGSYCNWIRTTINDAITKRNLQNGRTCGIRDKKKIVRKHEQLLQRGTYTPWMCSISIFDGNKDDCITPEHQEPGVQWNKEILSCTRLKLYILFRLKAECVEMNSVYRDYRTIHI, from the exons ATTGTAAAATCCCTGAAGTTAGTTATCTTGGAACACAAAACGTGACAGAGCGAGGGTTTGAGTGCCAGACGTGGGACAAACAGTATCCACACAGACACAGCTACGGATCCTACCCCGGGGCTCGTGAGAATTATTGCAGAGATTTTGATTCTGACGAACCGTGGTGCTTGACAACGAACAGAAAAGTGGTCTGGGATCGGTGCATAGTGCCTTCGTGTGGGGTAAATGTGACAG CGAATTCTTCCTCATGTGCGTCTATCGATGAATTGGATATATCTGAACTGAAGAACGAAAGAAGTTGTGGATCCTACTGCAA CTGGATTAGAACAACTATAAATGACGCAATAACAAAAAGAAATCTGCAAAATGGACGTACATGTGGAATTCGGGACAAGAAGAAAATAGTTCGTAAACACGAGCAGCTTCTTCAAAGGGGCACCTATACACCATGGATGT GCTCCATCTCAATATTTGACGGCAATAAAGATG ATTGCATTACCCCAGAACATCAAGAACCGGGCGTTCAATGGAACAAGGAAATACTCA GTTGTACCCGCCTTAAACTATACATCTTGTTCAGATTAAAGGCAGAATGTGTAGAAATGAATTCAGTATACAGAGATTACCGAACAATTCACATATAA
- the LOC130049266 gene encoding uncharacterized protein LOC130049266, whose translation MLAIVIVIAVRINRMTKRLDVEIKQIEARIQRELLNITCMLLHRELQRMVRRRLRQRSSRYQYIAEDHYELTLIVNDPYEPPLRRSATLAETEYQYVAPYETPKEGCFCRYCLDQAANHPPNSLPEVDGAHGTARAYDSLQGIFAEKPFLDRTTSEKHSQYSLLNNPPDVYSLSGKTRALIHNDHSQSTERRLSRRRMRRGRKSGLNDYDDDGINGNWIELERIKQRQEEAEDAEFISQLLSDVKREPITDVLPGISPFKIPKTLPNYKREEAKESIALSEFSFLELEIQEVDDAINANYTEKEKPSFKNETLSDAGTTKTTNDAPNELFSSSNIKSKAEENNVAPTKGVCIAEVNFDVGNSGGESNSSDYSKPMPHKNTGDNSSEKQTSVTTEFCLAEVNFDVEDNEGDSESEQYGKENGSNENQIIDIAGLCIAEVNFDVQNIEALNVSPNNTQPMADRDNKEDNMSIAFSTGLCIAEINFDIENTEKVSDSSDYLEPVELDSGTHTLQDEKTDIETYETLQNVTDTMVNIPNIETANEYSIQGEDAGFNICLADLNNFQDILSEVEYMEESILDIGYSSSKEYERLRTSTEIVMNAPEEKHREETTAMSADTGLNVCFAELQNFEQLLLESETVEETASEKSHESHYDAIKIDVDVNHSDDSDTISE comes from the exons ATGTTGGCCATTGTCATCGTTATCGCCGTCAGAATAAACCG GATGACGAAAAGGCTAGATGTCGAGATCAAACAGATAGAAGCACGGATCCAGCGTGAACTGTTAAATATAACTTGCATGTTGTTGCATCGAGAGTTACAGCGTATGGTTCGACGAAGGCTTCGACAAAGGTCATCCAGATACCAATATATTGCAGAGGATCACTATGAATTGACCCTGATTGTGAACGATCCATATGAACCTCCTCTTCGAAGATCTGCAACATTAGCAGAAACAGAATACCAATATGTTGCTCCATACGAAACTCCCAAAGAAGGCTGTTTTTGTAGATATTGCTTGGACCAAGCTGCCAATCATCCCCCAAACAGCTTACCAGAAGTAGATGGAGCGCATGGTACAGCAAGAGCATATGACAGTCTGCAAGGAATTTTCGCAGAGAAACCCTTCCTTGACAGAACTACTTCAGAGAAACATTCGCAGTATTCTCTTCTCAATAACCCGCCTGATGTTTACTCGCTAAGCGGCAAAACAAGAGCACTGATCCATAATGATCACTCCCAATCCACAGAACGGCGTCTATCCCGAAGAAGAATGCGCCGTGGAAGAAAATCCGGACTTAACGATTATGATGATGACGGCATTAATGGTAATTGGATAGAACTGGAGCGGATTAAGCAAAGACAAGAAGAAGCCGAAGATGCGGAGTTCATATCGCAATTGCTATCCGATGTGAAGAGAGAACCTATCACTGATGTTTTACCCGGTATCAGCCCATTCAAAATACCAAAAACATTGCCAAATTATAAACGAGAAGAGGCAAAAGAATCCATCGCCCTTTCGGAATTTAGCTTTTTAGAATTAGAAATACAAGAAGTAGATGATGCCATCAATGCCAACTATACTGAAAAAGAGAAACCCAGTTTCAAGAATGAAACATTATCGGATGCCGGAACAACTAAAACCACCAACGATGCACCTAACGAGTTGTTTTCTAGTTCGAATATAAAAAGCAAAGCAGAAGAAAACAATGTGGCACCTACAAAAGGAGTTTGCATTGCAGAGGTGAATTTTGATGTAGGAAACAGCGGCGGCGAGTCGAATTCATCAGACTACTCAAAACCAATGCCACACAAAAACACGGGAGATAATTCAAGCGAAAAGCAAACCAGTGTAACAACTGAGTTTTGCCTTGCAGAAGTAAATTTTGATGTTGAAGATAACGAGGGAGACTCAGAATCAGAGCAATATGGCAAAGAAAACGGTTCAAACGAAAACCAAATCATTGACATCGCTGGACTTTGTATTGCTGAGGTGAACTTTGATGTTCAAAACATCGAAGCACTCAATGTATCACCAAACAATACACAGCCAATGGCGGACAGAGACAACAAGGAAGATAACATGTCAATCGCGTTCTCTACCGGACTATGCATTGCAGAGATAAATTTTGACATTGAAAACACAGAAAAGGTATCTGATTCATCAGACTACCTAGAGCCAGTTGAATTAGATTCTGGAACACACACACTGCAAGACGAGAAAACCGACATTGAAACATACGAAACATTGCAAAATGTCACCGACACCATGGTTAACATTCCCAACATTGAGACCGCCAATGAATATTCCATTCAAGGTGAAGATGCtggtttcaatatttgtttGGCAGATCTGAACAACTTCCAAGATATTTTGTCGGAAGTTGAATATATGGAAGAATCTATATTAGACATCGGGTATTCCTCAAGCAAAGAATACGAACGATTGAGGACGTCTACAGAGATCGTCATGAATGCACCGGAGGAAAAGCACAGGGAAGAAACAACAGCCATGTCTGCTGATACAGGACTCAATGTTTGTTTTGCAGAACTGCAAAATTTTGAACAACTGCTCTTAGAATCTGAGACAGTGGAAGAGACAGCATCGGAGAAATCACATGAAAGTCATTATGACGCAATTAAGATCGACGTCGACGTCAACCATAGCGATGATTCTGACACCATTTCTGAGTGA